The following are encoded together in the Neomonachus schauinslandi chromosome 15, ASM220157v2, whole genome shotgun sequence genome:
- the ZNF750 gene encoding zinc finger protein 750: MSLLKERKPKKPHYIPRPPGKPFKYKCFQCPFTCNEKSHLFNHMKYGLCKNSITLVSEQDRVPKCPTKSNSLDPKQTNQPDAAAKPTSAKPVANGLPHFDAKLQQSLAKDDAKENLELQARGPHRCSGQKPALHEEAAPLSPASEASRGTQPILEGIVRPSAFVPVGEHRLKGPEHAEAPEGLALPNPTAKAPSFHTKSAFHAPSYPWKAGLPFLPPEFPHKIPSTKGFSAISPYVHPAIPEYSPHFYTEHGLATIYSPYLLSGNSPECDAPLLSVYGAQDHRHLLPPPGPVPKHLNPPSAYDHYRLFQQYHSNLPIPYGFYRPESAFSSYGLRLPPVSGISRDQSSHLLEEAALLYPALSPSKSSPSSTHKKHTEFEKESPTPDAKDSSKDEQRDTEGTKMSPRAGSAATGSPGRPSPSNFTQTSQPCAGLCGLSDKPASISLGRLHQPEHSPTAFKPVKKSTECPHSQALENRDESPKSLDAMNGDAPAETGSASHGTEATPSSPEDGSRTAPLNLSKKPEVKPATHSPVYKDFAELQDMPLNLSVKDPCNALTPRPSFHNPLQEAGPATTAAQNTEMESSEDGPDHTQTNQNGLDTGEVPSTTHTVKARDMRAVDSGDEQKQTAAVALCQLAAYSPGDVRVGDGEPMAPESTCQHDAPTLGATQSQEAQCDLRPRGQKRTSPRDAGKSQQGTKRTKQSDTARVFTLRKRTRVS, translated from the exons ATGAGTCTTCTCAAAGAGCGAAAACCAAAAAAGCCGCATTACATCCCAAGGCCTCCAGGAAAGCCCTTTAAGTATAAGTGTTTCCAGTGTCCTTTCACTTGCAATGAAAAGTCACACCTTTTCAACCACATGAAGTACGGTCTCTGCAAAAACTCCATCACTTTAGTGTCAGAGCAGGACCGTGTCCCTAAGTGCCCCACCAAATCCAACTCTCTGGACCCTAAGCAAACCAATCAGCCAGATGCCGCAGCAAAGCCCACCTCCGCCAAGCCTGTCGCAAACGGGCTCCCACACTTTGATGCCAAGCTCCAGCAAAGCCTTGCCAAGGACGACGCAAAGGAAAACCTGGAACTGCAAGCACGTGGGCCCCACAGGTGCTCAGGACAGAAGCCTGCTCTCCACGAGGAAGCAGCACCCCTGAGTCCAGCTTCAGAAGCCAGCAGGGGCACCCAGCCCATTCTGGAAGGCATCGTGCGGCCCTCGGCATTTGTCCCGGTGGGAGAGCACAGACTGAAAGGGCCAGAACACGCTGAGGCTCCCGAAGGGCTGGCACTGCCCAACCCCACAGCCAAAGCCCCCTCCTTCCACACCAAGTCTGCATTCCATGCTCCCAGCTACCCATGGAAAGCTGGCTTGCCTTTCCTCCCGCCTGAGTTCCCACACAAAATCCCTTCTACAAAGGGGTTTAGTGCAATTTCCCCTTACGTGCACCCTGCGATCCCAGAGTACTCGCCGCACTTTTACACGGAGCACGGACTGGCCACTATCTACTCACCCTACCTGCTTTCTGGGAACTCACCCGAGTGTGATGCCCCCCTGCTGTCCGTCTACGGGGCCCAAGACCACAGGCACTTGCTGCCTCCCCCGGGGCCAGTCCCGAAGCACCTGAACCCCCCCTCGGCATATGACCATTACAGGCTCTTTCAGCAGTACCATTCCAACCTGCCAATCCCTTATGGGTTTTACAGACCAGAGTCTGCGTTCTCCTCCTACGGTCTCAGACTCCCACCCGTCTCGGGTATTTCCAGAGATCAAAGCTCCCACCTACTGGAAGAAGCTGCCCTGCTCTACCCGGCCTTGAGTCCGTCCAAGTCAAGTCCTTCCAGCACCCACAAAAAACACACCGAGTTTGAGAAGGAGAGCCCAACTCCCGATGCTAAAGATTCCTCCAAAGATGAGCAGAGGGACACAGAGGGAACCAAGATGAGCCCTCGAGCAGGCAGCGCAGCCACAGGCTCCCCAGGAAGGCCGAGTCCCAGCAACTTCACACAGACAAGTCAGCCATGTGCCGGGCTGTGCGGCCTCTCAGACAAGCCAGCCTCCATCTCCCTGGGAAGGCTCCATCAGCCCGAACACAGCCCGACAGCCTTCAAGCCTGTCAAGAAAAGCACCGAGTGCCCACATTCCCAAGCTCTGGAAAACAGAGACGAGTCTCCAAAAAG tCTTGACGCCATGAACGGAGATGCTCCAGCTGAGACAGGAAGTGCCTCTCATGGCACAGAGGCCACCCCTTCCAGCCCAGAGGATGGCTCCAGGACAGCTCCGCTGAACCTCTCCAAGAAACCTGAGGTTAAACCAGCCACGCACAGCCCTGTGTACAAGGACTTTGCAGAGCTGCAGGACATGCCTCTTAATCTCTCCGTGAAAGACCCCTGCAATGCCCTGACTCCGAGACCCTCCTTCCACAACCCACTGCAAGAGGCAGGACCTGCCACCACTGCTGCTCAGAACACTGAGATGGAAAGTTCCGAAGATGGGCCAGACCACACTCAGACAAACCAAAATGGCCTTGACACTGGTGAGGTGCCATCAACAACCCATACCGTGAAGGCCCGGGACATGAGGGCGGTGGACAGCGGCGATGAGCAGAAACAGACGGCGGCTGTGGCCCTCTGCCAACTGGCAGCCTACAGCCCGGGGGACGTCCGGGTGGGCGATGGGGAGCCCATGGCCCCAGAGTCCACCTGCCAGCACGATGCACCCACTCTCGGTGCCACGCAGAGCCAGGAGGCTCAATGTGACCTCAGACCCCGAGGGCAAAAGAGGACAAGTCCAAGGGATGCAGGGAAGTCCCAGCAAGGAACTAAGAGGACGAAGCAGAGTGACACAGCCAGAGTGTTCACTCTTCGGAAAAGAACCCGGGTGTCCTAG